A genomic stretch from Arachis stenosperma cultivar V10309 chromosome 3, arast.V10309.gnm1.PFL2, whole genome shotgun sequence includes:
- the LOC130968673 gene encoding E3 ubiquitin-protein ligase RSL1, whose protein sequence is MDSDDDLHRLLLEQRRELATAEAIDSDLEFAYRLQLEEALAASLASLPSSSSPQPPPPPPPTNDDKNDAVLNATTLQAQELARVEQELRDRHLSEAEARKTSLDLNRRVHDQKVAIEILRMPEDDWVEWGDNFEKPFFFGEGSSSSSSTKKKNTGKGNLETDEGDDGAVFRVYFKGLVSKDEKLKNGEKVLLAGIGVAICDPEDNLILEVRKPLIGCGTSKIAADLKALIEGLNAAFALDLKRVQFFCDYYPIFQFVRGRWPVKQRKVALLVNQVNVLRRKFTYCAPMLLARHDVKYAFKLAREAIVSQLTAPADSNGMKNLNETCVICLEDTDGNNFFSVDGCQHRYCFSCMRQHVEVKLLHGMVPKCPHEGCNSELQVDSCKKFLTNKLIETMQLRKLEASIPVTEKVYCPYPRCSALMSKTELFEYSKNLIGDFEQSGPKKCIKCHGLFCFTCKVPWHSGMKCYDYKRLNPNPPAEDLKLKFLASRSLWRQCVKCNHMIELAEGCYHMTCRCGYEFCYNCGAEWKNKKATCSCPLWAEDNIWFEDHARDSDEEEEEEEEDDEFFDSDYSDDEYY, encoded by the exons ATGGACTCCGACGACGACCTCCACCGCCTGTTATTGGAGCAACGCCGTGAGCTCGCCACGGCTGAGGCCATCGACTCCGATCTCGAATTCGCATACCGACTACAGCTTGAAGAAGCTCTCGCCGCCTCCCTCGCTTCCCTCCCCTCCTCTTCCTCCCcgcaaccaccaccaccaccaccaccaaccaaCGATGACAAAAACGACGCTGTTTTGAACGCCACAACGCTCCAGGCGCAAGAACTCGCGAGGGTTGAGCAAGAACTTCGCGACCGCCACCTCAGCGAGGCTGAGGCCCGCAAAACGAGTCTCGATCTCAACCGTCGCGTCCACGATCAGAAAGTCGCCATCGAAATTCTTAGAATGCCCGAAGATGATTGGGTCGAATGGGGCGATAACTTCGAGAAACCCTTCTTCTTCGGGgagggttcttcttcttcttcgtcgacgaagaagaagaatactGGGAAGGGCAATTTGGAAACGGACGAAGGCGATGATGGTGCGGTTTTTAGGGTTTACTTTAAGGGTTTGGTGAGCAAAGACGAGAAGTTGAAAAACGGAGAGAAGGTTCTGTTGGCTGGGATTGGGGTTGCGATTTGTGATCCTGAAGATAACTTGATTCTTGAGGTGCGAAAGCCACTCATTGGGTGTGGAACGAGCAAGATTGCTGCTGATCTTAAGGCTTTGATCGAAGGCTTGAATGCTGCGTTCGCTTTGGACTTGAAGCGTGTTCAGTTCTTCTGCGATTACTATCCAATCTTCCAATTC GTTAGGGGAAGATGGCCTGTGAAACAGCGGAAGGTTGCTTTGCTAGTCAATCAGGTGAATGTGCTACGGAGAAAATTTACTTACTGTGCTCCAATGCTTCTAGCAAGACATGATGTCAAGTATGCATTTAAGCTTGCAAGAGAGGCAATCGTTTCTCAATTGACAGCGCCTGCGGACTCTAACGGTATGAAGAATCTGAATGAAACTTGTGTCATATGTTTGGAGGATACCGATGGCAATAACTTTTTTTCGGTTGATGGCTGTCAACACCGGTATTGCTTTTCTTGCATGAGACAACATGTGGAGGTGAAGTTGCTTCATGGGATGGTGCCAAAATGCCCTCATGAAGGATGCAATTCCGAGCTTCAAGTTGACAGCTGCAAGAAATTCttgacaaataaattaattgagACCATGCAACTGCGAAAGTTGGAAGCTTCAATTCCAGTTACTGAGAAAGTTTATTGTCCCTATCCACGATGCTCTGCTTTGATGTCAAAAACTGAGCTTTTTGAGTACTCCAAAAATCTTATTGGTGATTTTGAACAATCAGGACCTAAGAAATGTATAAAATGCCATGGTCTCTTCTGTTTTACTTGCAAGGTCCCTTGGCATAGTGGCATGAAATGCTATGATTACAAAAGGTTGAATCCTAACCCTCCTGCTGAAGATTTGAAGCTAAAGTTTCTGGCATCCAGGAGTCTATGGCGCCAGTGCGTGAAATGTAACCATATGATTGAACTCGCTGAAGGCTGCTATCACATGACTTGCAG ATGTGGCTATGAATTCTGCTACAACTGTGGAGCtgagtggaagaacaagaaagcAACGTGTTCTTGCCCACTTTGGGCTGAGGACAATATTTGGTTCGAGGATCATGCGAGGGACTcggacgaagaagaagaagaggaggaggaagatgaCGAATTTTTTGACTCTGATTATTCAGATGATGAATATTACTAA